DNA sequence from the Methanobacterium formicicum DSM 3637 genome:
ATGCTTTAAGTTAAATTAATTCTGGTTAAATCCTGAGTATTTTTCCCGGAATACTTATCATGTGCTCTACCCATAAGGGCTATTTATTCTTCAGATAAATTGGTTATCATATGAGTTCAAGAAGTGGAGTTGCCAATTTACCCCTTCACGGTGGTCGCGCACCCCGATGGCTTTTCCAGCGTATGGTGAAACTGGCTGGAGCAGTTACTGATTCAATAATATATGAGTACGGTCCTCATGAATTTTTATCCAGAATTTCAGACCCTCACTGGTTCCAGGCATTTTCATGTGTCCTGGGTTTTGACTGGCACAGTTCCGGAACCACAACCACGACCTGTGGTGCTCTGAAAACAGCTATCAAACCTGAAGAACAGGGTATACTTGTAGCAGGAGGTAAGGGCCGAGCTTCCAGGAGAACGCCCCAGGAGATCCAGGATGCAGGGGAAACATTTTCATTGTCCACGGCCAAACTGGAAGATCTGGTTTATTCCAGTAAAATTTCTGCAAAAATTGATAATTCATGTATACAGGACGGTTATCAGCTTTATCATCATGTATTTTTCTTAACTGAAAAGGGTGATTGGGCAGTAGTACAGCAGGGAATGAATGAATCAACTAAATATGCCCGTCGTTATCACTGGTTATCTGATTCAGTGAAAAATTTCATTAATGAACCCCACAATGGCATTTGCTGCGACTTGAAGGAAGATAAAACCCTGAACATGACCTCGGATATGAGTTTTGATTCACGGCAAACCAGCCTCGATCTTATTCTGGATAACCCTGAACATCTGAAGAAATATTTCCAGAAAAAAATAGATGTGGGGTCAGGCCAGGCCAACCTGGATATATTCTGCCCGGAACTTTCTTTACCCCGTCACCATCCAGTACTTGACACAGATCTGTCTCCCCGCGAATTTGAAGTCCTTCAAAATGCATGGGAACTGCAACCAGAAAGCTATGAAGAATTAATTTCTTTAAATGGGATGGGCCCCAAGAAGATACGTGCACTTGCCCTGATTTCGGACCTGGTCTATGGGGATAAACCCAGCTGGGATGATCCAGTTAAGTACAGTTTTACCCATGGTGGTAAAGACGGGTTCCCTTATCCTGTGGACCGGGAAGTGTACGACCATTCCATACAAACTTTACAAGATGCACTCGAACAAGCCAGATTGGAAAAGAAAGACCGTTATCAAGCTATAAAACGTTTGAATAATTTGATCAGTGTTGATAATTAATTCTACAGATGAAAGGTCGTGTTTTAGTATATTGTTTTATTATTAACTTCTCCAGACCAATAAAATTACCACAGTTTTTTAGGTACTTATGATCAGATCACAGGGAAGACCTCAATTTCAAGTGTAAATGATCAAAGTCAGTGTGTTGCCTTTGATATTTCTGCATAAAACATCCTCCAGGAACTAGTTTTTATTTGATTCTTCCATGTTTGGGGAAGTATTTGGATTTATTATCCATTTTTGGCACTATTTGTTATTTATGAATGGTTTGGTACTGGATTTATACTGTGAATTATCTAAGAAAAAAATGGAAATGTTTGGTGGATTTTTCACTTTTCAGATTCTTTTCCAATTAATGCCATGAGATCTCGGGCTTCTTTGAATTTTTTATCTATTTTAAGTGCTTCTTTGATTAATTTTAAAGATTGATCATACTCTTTAAGGTTGTAAAACCCTTGAGCCCGTAAGTATAAACCGTATTTATAAAAGTCATCTTTTTTAGAATATCTACCTAAAAACAGGTCAAATGTGTTAACTGCTTCTTGATACTCTTCTAGGATCAGGAGTACGTATCCCCTGTTGTACCATGCCATGTTATCGCCTGGTTCAAGTCTGATAACTTCTTCAAAACATTTAAGTGCCTCATCATAGTTTCCAAGTTCCATAAAGGCCACTCCCTTATCGTTCCAGGCGGAAACATACTCTTTATCAATTGCTATTGCGCTGTCAAAAAACTTTAATGATTTGTCTACTTTTCCCTGTTCTAAAAATGACATAGCTTGTTTGTAGTACATTTCTGCTTCTTTGATGGCCATTTAATCAACTCCTGGCTATATTTGAACTGTTGACTATATAATTTTAAGGGATTTAAAAGATAAAATTTAGTTTAACGAAAAAGTGTTAATCTCGTTTAAATAATAAATGTTATCGTTTAAGCGTTTTCTAGCCATTTTAAATGAAATTATCTAATAAATGAAATAAGTTCGTAAAATTAAGAAAAAAACTTATTTATCATTATTTGGGTCTGGATTAAACTATTGTATTTGAATCAGCTTCAATAATCTTTTAAAACATAAATAAACCGTAAAAATACTATAAAATGATTTAAATAATTCTAAGGGGCTTAAAATTAATTATTTGTAGCTTGTTTCTAATTGGTTCTTATATTTTGCCATTGTGATGTTAGGGTGATTGTTGTACTCCTAATCATTCATAATTAATAAGTATAAAGTATTACTAATGGTAGTTAACCATCCCTCATTAAGAAATATTTTTTTATACTATTTTTATGATGTCGAACGGCTTTTTAGGAGAGAATCCTTTCAAATCTTCTGGAAATTTTTTTGTAAATAATTTCCAATGTAAAATTATCATGTATGCTTATACTTGCTATTTAGATACATGTCATTACAATAAATTACATTGCTGATACAATAGGTGAGTTGTGGATTGATCTGAAAATGAAGTATTTTATGGGGAAACCAATAATTTAGATATTGTAAAATATTATTTTTTATTAAAGGATTTTAGGCAGTATCCTACTTTAAAAATGAGTTTATGATTACAATGGGATTTTTTAGAGTATTTAATAGCTTATATTATATTTTCTCTTAATCTAACAATATTTTGCATCACATGAATCAATGTAATGATGACGAGTTCAGGGCAATGTGATTTTACATGAGATCAATGGCTTTTATCTATCATTAAATGGGTACAAAATTTTAATAACCACCAGGGAAAGATTGAAATATACTAAAATTTTTGTAAGTTATTGAAGTGGATTTTTTAAAGAGGTTATGAATTCTGAAATGATCTCCTGAAATGATCTACCACTACTGTTAAAAATGTTTATTTGATAAATCTACGTTTTTAATAGATTTTTAAAGTTTTCAATTAATCATATAATCTTAATGGAGGAAATAACATGTTGCATGGAACAGAATTGCTGAAGAAGGGTTTTGCCAAGATGACTAAGGGTGGAGTTATTATGGATGTAGTTAATGCTGAACAGGCTGCTATTGCCGAAGAAGCAGGTGCTGTATCTGTAATGGCTCTAGAGAAGGTACCAGCGGATATAAGGGCTTCAGGAGGAGTTGCCAGGATGGCAGACCCCAGTAAAGTTACCGAGATCATGGATGCAGTCAGTATCCCGGTAATGGCCAAGGTACGAATCGGCCACTTTGTGGAAGCCCAGGTCCTAGAATCACTGGGAGTGGACATGATCGACGAGAGTGAAGTACTCACCCCTGCCGATGAAAAATTCCACATAGACAAAAAACAGTTCACCATACCATTTGTCTGTGGAGCCAGAAATTTGGGTGAAGCTCTCCGAAGAATAGATGAAGGTGCTGCCATGATCAGGACCAAGGGAGAAGCAGGTACCGGTAACGTGGTTGAAGCAGTCCGTCACATGCGCATGATCCAGGGAACCATCAGGGAACTCAAGGACATGACCGAAGAGGAACTATGGAGTGTAGCCCGGGAAGAAGAAGCACAACTCTACCTGGTTAAGGAAACCCAGAAACAGGGAAGATTACCTGTGGTGAACTTCGCAGCCGGTGGAGTAGCCACACCAGCAGATGCAGCCCTCATGATGCAACTGGGAGCAGACGGAGTATTCGTGGGAAGTGGGATATTCAAATCAGAAAACCCGGAAATAGTAGCCAAAGCCATAGCCGAAGCAACCGCCCACTACCAGGATGCGGACCTCATCGCGGAGGTTAGCCGTGACCTGGGTAAAGCAATGCCTGGACTGGAAATAAGCCAGATACCTGAATCAGAAAGACTGCAGGATAGGGGATGGTAATTCCCCCTAATTTTTATTTTTTTTATTTCATTAATTTAGTTAAAAAAAGAAGTTTTAAGCAACTAAAACTATTCATTCTCCATTTTCATAATTTAATACTATTTTTAGTTGCTAGAATTGAATCATTACTATTTTTTAGTTGCTAGAATTGAAATCATTACTATTTTTTAGTTGCTAGATTTAATGAATTTTTAGGGTGCTCCACCAGCACCACCAAGGTTTTCTCCAGTCACGGCATCAATTTCAATTTCACCCACATTCTTCCCGTTTTGGATGAGAGGCACAACGTATACTTGCTTCCCATTTACTGTCT
Encoded proteins:
- a CDS encoding DUF763 domain-containing protein, with amino-acid sequence MSSRSGVANLPLHGGRAPRWLFQRMVKLAGAVTDSIIYEYGPHEFLSRISDPHWFQAFSCVLGFDWHSSGTTTTTCGALKTAIKPEEQGILVAGGKGRASRRTPQEIQDAGETFSLSTAKLEDLVYSSKISAKIDNSCIQDGYQLYHHVFFLTEKGDWAVVQQGMNESTKYARRYHWLSDSVKNFINEPHNGICCDLKEDKTLNMTSDMSFDSRQTSLDLILDNPEHLKKYFQKKIDVGSGQANLDIFCPELSLPRHHPVLDTDLSPREFEVLQNAWELQPESYEELISLNGMGPKKIRALALISDLVYGDKPSWDDPVKYSFTHGGKDGFPYPVDREVYDHSIQTLQDALEQARLEKKDRYQAIKRLNNLISVDN
- the pdxS gene encoding pyridoxal 5'-phosphate synthase lyase subunit PdxS; protein product: MLHGTELLKKGFAKMTKGGVIMDVVNAEQAAIAEEAGAVSVMALEKVPADIRASGGVARMADPSKVTEIMDAVSIPVMAKVRIGHFVEAQVLESLGVDMIDESEVLTPADEKFHIDKKQFTIPFVCGARNLGEALRRIDEGAAMIRTKGEAGTGNVVEAVRHMRMIQGTIRELKDMTEEELWSVAREEEAQLYLVKETQKQGRLPVVNFAAGGVATPADAALMMQLGADGVFVGSGIFKSENPEIVAKAIAEATAHYQDADLIAEVSRDLGKAMPGLEISQIPESERLQDRGW
- a CDS encoding tetratricopeptide repeat protein, which produces MAIKEAEMYYKQAMSFLEQGKVDKSLKFFDSAIAIDKEYVSAWNDKGVAFMELGNYDEALKCFEEVIRLEPGDNMAWYNRGYVLLILEEYQEAVNTFDLFLGRYSKKDDFYKYGLYLRAQGFYNLKEYDQSLKLIKEALKIDKKFKEARDLMALIGKESEK